A single Pseudomonas sp. HN11 DNA region contains:
- a CDS encoding LysR substrate-binding domain-containing protein, whose protein sequence is MSRRLPPLYALRAFEAASRHNSFTRAAEELSITQSAVSRHIRTLEEHFACRLFQRSGRTLQLTEAARLLLPGVREGFAALERACHTLNAEDDILRMKAPSTLTMRWLLARLSRFRALQPGNEVQLTSAWMSVDEVDFNQEPFDCAVLLSYGHFPADWEASYLFPELLIPVGAPNLLEDGPWDATRLATAELLHPTPDRRDWRNWLERMGLSSQVSLKGGQVFDTLELGMIAAARGYGVSMGDLLMVAEDVAQGRLSLPWPTAVASGENYYLVWPKTRPGGERLRRLAEFLQAEVKAMELPPVQRLD, encoded by the coding sequence ATGTCACGTCGCCTTCCTCCGCTTTATGCCCTTCGCGCGTTTGAGGCGGCATCCCGGCACAACTCCTTCACCCGTGCGGCGGAGGAATTATCGATTACGCAAAGTGCAGTCAGTCGACATATCCGAACATTGGAAGAGCACTTTGCATGCCGCCTGTTCCAGCGCAGCGGCCGCACCTTGCAGCTCACCGAGGCCGCACGCCTGTTATTACCGGGCGTGCGCGAAGGTTTCGCCGCGTTGGAGCGGGCCTGCCATACCTTGAACGCTGAAGACGACATCCTGCGCATGAAGGCGCCGTCGACCCTGACCATGCGTTGGCTGTTGGCGCGGCTCAGCCGGTTTCGGGCCTTGCAGCCCGGCAATGAAGTGCAGTTGACCAGCGCCTGGATGAGTGTGGACGAAGTGGACTTCAATCAGGAGCCGTTCGACTGCGCGGTGCTGCTGAGCTACGGGCATTTCCCGGCGGATTGGGAGGCCAGTTATCTTTTCCCGGAATTGCTGATTCCGGTAGGGGCGCCAAATCTGCTGGAGGACGGACCTTGGGATGCGACTCGTCTGGCCACCGCCGAACTGCTGCACCCTACACCCGACCGCCGTGATTGGCGCAACTGGCTGGAGCGCATGGGGCTGTCATCGCAGGTGTCGCTCAAGGGTGGGCAGGTGTTCGATACGCTGGAATTGGGCATGATCGCCGCCGCGCGGGGTTACGGCGTGTCCATGGGCGACTTGCTGATGGTTGCCGAAGACGTGGCCCAGGGCCGACTGAGCCTGCCGTGGCCAACGGCCGTAGCCAGTGGCGAAAATTATTACCTGGTGTGGCCGAAAACCCGTCCCGGCGGCGAACGTTTGCGACGCTTGGCTGAGTTTCTGCAGGCGGAAGTGAAGGCCATGGAATTGCCCCCCGTCCAACGCCTGGATTGA
- a CDS encoding methyl-accepting chemotaxis protein: MSQPRARIASQLGLALAVILAVAIGGSTVFALRSLDAANLATREEHLASEARLLADQLNTFHSTLRESTQRLTGLFEKRFSAGLSVRADQPVAVAGVQAPSLYLGSDLLNNNFDEVDEFKQMSGGVATVFVRSGDDFIRVSTSLTKQDGNRAIGTVLDRNGPAYPRVFGGQTYIGRAVLFDRSYMTQYSPVRDSSGQVIAVLFIGFDYTDAQNAQFENLKRFRIGQTGSLALLDEQKRWLVPPAGVQVPDQAIPVMQDLAKKPGEGRFWSDKNEDFYSVSVPFDGGPWAVVASMPKAEIRSVTWDVGIRLVIGSVLAMLLAVGATVWLLRSKLAPLGDLVRQAEALGAGDLSARLNVSSHDEIGQLARSFNQMGDALSTMVSHIRKAAEEVNSRAQALSGLSGGAYEGMEQQSGEITSMAGAVEEFSATSLNIADNMGSTERLAQENAQQTRIGRNSMQEASASLEHIATALNSTATVINTLGQRSQEIGGIVGVITSIAEQTNLLALNAAIEAARAGEQGRGFAVVADEVRNLASRTREATDEISGMIQSIQQETGNAISTMERGNVLMQEGLSRNADVASALARIDEQSRSAGQQFAAITTATQEQSSTATLLSSNLQSIALANSEQREVVSNLAITAKELETLAAGLRHEVDRFR, from the coding sequence ATGTCTCAACCTCGTGCTCGGATTGCCTCCCAATTAGGTCTCGCGCTGGCCGTGATCCTGGCTGTTGCCATTGGCGGCAGCACTGTTTTTGCCTTGCGTTCGCTTGATGCTGCCAACCTCGCCACCCGTGAGGAACACTTGGCCAGCGAGGCGCGGCTGCTCGCCGACCAACTCAACACGTTTCATAGCACCCTGCGCGAAAGTACCCAGCGACTGACGGGGCTTTTTGAAAAGCGCTTCAGTGCCGGCTTGAGCGTGCGCGCCGACCAACCCGTCGCGGTCGCCGGCGTACAGGCTCCAAGTCTGTACCTGGGTAGCGATCTGCTGAACAACAACTTCGATGAAGTGGATGAGTTCAAGCAAATGTCTGGCGGCGTGGCCACGGTGTTCGTGCGCAGCGGCGACGATTTCATCCGCGTCAGCACATCCCTCACCAAGCAGGATGGCAATCGCGCCATCGGTACTGTGCTTGACCGCAATGGGCCAGCTTATCCGCGAGTATTCGGTGGGCAGACTTATATCGGTCGTGCGGTGTTGTTCGATCGTTCCTACATGACCCAGTACAGCCCGGTGCGTGACAGCAGCGGCCAAGTCATCGCGGTGCTGTTCATCGGTTTCGACTATACCGACGCCCAGAACGCGCAGTTCGAGAACCTCAAGCGCTTCCGTATCGGCCAGACCGGTTCCCTGGCCCTGCTGGACGAGCAAAAGCGTTGGCTGGTGCCGCCGGCTGGTGTGCAGGTGCCGGATCAGGCGATCCCGGTGATGCAGGACCTGGCGAAAAAGCCGGGTGAAGGCCGTTTCTGGAGCGACAAGAACGAAGATTTCTACAGTGTCTCGGTGCCCTTCGACGGCGGGCCGTGGGCAGTCGTCGCGAGCATGCCCAAGGCCGAGATTCGCTCGGTGACCTGGGACGTCGGTATCCGCCTGGTGATCGGCAGCGTGCTGGCCATGCTGCTAGCGGTGGGCGCAACGGTCTGGCTGCTGCGCAGCAAATTAGCGCCGTTGGGCGACCTGGTACGCCAGGCCGAAGCCTTGGGGGCGGGCGACTTGAGCGCACGCCTTAATGTGTCCAGCCATGACGAAATCGGTCAACTGGCGCGCAGCTTCAACCAGATGGGTGATGCGCTGTCGACCATGGTCTCGCATATCCGCAAGGCGGCCGAAGAGGTCAACAGCCGTGCTCAGGCGTTGTCTGGGTTATCCGGTGGTGCTTATGAAGGCATGGAGCAGCAGTCCGGCGAGATCACCAGCATGGCTGGCGCGGTGGAAGAGTTCAGCGCTACTTCGCTGAACATCGCCGACAACATGGGCAGTACCGAACGTCTGGCCCAGGAAAACGCCCAGCAAACCCGTATCGGGCGTAACTCGATGCAAGAGGCGTCTGCGTCCCTGGAACACATCGCCACTGCGCTGAACAGCACGGCGACGGTGATCAATACTCTGGGCCAGCGCTCCCAGGAAATTGGCGGGATCGTCGGCGTGATCACTTCGATTGCTGAACAAACCAACCTGCTGGCGCTCAACGCTGCCATCGAAGCCGCACGGGCGGGTGAGCAAGGCCGGGGGTTTGCCGTGGTCGCCGATGAAGTGCGCAACCTGGCGTCGCGTACCCGAGAGGCTACCGATGAAATCTCCGGGATGATCCAGAGCATCCAGCAAGAAACCGGCAACGCCATCAGCACCATGGAGCGCGGCAACGTATTGATGCAGGAAGGCCTGTCGCGCAACGCCGATGTGGCATCGGCACTGGCGCGTATCGACGAGCAAAGCCGCTCGGCCGGTCAGCAATTCGCTGCGATCACCACCGCCACCCAGGAACAGAGCAGCACCGCGACTTTGCTCAGCAGCAACCTTCAGAGTATTGCGCTGGCCAACAGCGAGCAGCGCGAAGTGGTGTCGAACCTGGCGATTACCGCCAAGGAACTGGAGACCCTGGCGGCGGGCCTGCGACATGAGGTGGATCGGTTCCGCTGA
- a CDS encoding ATP-dependent nuclease, whose product MKLQSIRLSNFQSFGLKPTELSFDKITYLIGPNGSGKTAALQALCRLFAFDPSLRRIQRSDFHVPHIEVEAPEERKLWIEADFLFPELTKDEDNSTVAPHFGHMRLDELDGIPRVRYRLEATMGIDGDIEESLVYVLDVDTEGAPLNTAQVARPERNHIHVHYLPARRDPADHIAYGANALLGRILRSVQWDSERSTIKGLTDQISESLAANPCIDAFSTSLRAVWGELHKGRFFTDPKITFVASEIESLLRHLSVSFSPGHDDNLVDFARLSDGQKSMLYLSLVLSSQAIGRAVLSGENTSFDPDRLRPPVFTLIAVEEPENSLSPHYLGRIVNALNSMVKHPDAQALIATHAPSMLRRVEPEHIRYLRLTDARQTRVTCIKLPEKTDDAHKYVREAVQAFPEVYFSRLVVLGEGDSEEIVLPRLLRAKGTPVDESAITIAPLGGRHVNHFWRLLSELQIPYVTLLDLDVARYAAGWGRIKYVNDQFAKFEPTKMLSNLVTIPKWDDDVTPLRTHHYFGEDNKDFFAALQERGVFFSFPMDLDFALLLAYPDAYQVVKEDPDAQTIKAVLGKSHHNSAQYTPEELKLFGTYHQSFKLGSKPAAHLEALAKLTDDQLLIGMPKSLNDLADAVIAMLEEIPE is encoded by the coding sequence ATGAAATTACAATCTATACGCTTGTCTAACTTTCAATCCTTTGGACTGAAACCTACAGAGCTGAGTTTTGACAAAATCACCTATCTGATTGGTCCGAACGGCTCGGGTAAAACGGCTGCTCTACAAGCTCTATGCCGACTTTTCGCTTTCGATCCTTCACTGCGGCGCATCCAGCGCTCCGACTTCCATGTCCCACACATTGAAGTTGAAGCTCCAGAAGAGCGAAAGCTCTGGATAGAAGCCGACTTCCTTTTTCCCGAGCTGACCAAAGACGAAGATAACAGCACCGTTGCTCCCCATTTCGGGCACATGCGGCTTGATGAGCTGGATGGCATCCCACGTGTTCGCTACCGCCTCGAAGCAACTATGGGCATAGATGGCGATATTGAAGAAAGCCTGGTGTATGTGCTTGATGTGGATACAGAGGGAGCTCCACTCAACACAGCACAGGTTGCACGTCCAGAACGCAACCACATCCACGTGCACTACCTCCCAGCCAGACGTGACCCCGCAGATCACATCGCCTATGGCGCCAATGCATTACTCGGGCGGATTTTGCGCTCAGTGCAATGGGACAGTGAGCGATCCACTATCAAGGGACTCACTGATCAAATCAGCGAAAGCTTAGCCGCCAACCCTTGCATTGACGCATTTAGTACCAGTCTTAGGGCTGTATGGGGCGAGCTGCATAAGGGCCGTTTCTTCACGGACCCCAAGATCACCTTTGTGGCCTCCGAAATCGAGTCCCTTCTCCGGCATTTGTCCGTCTCCTTTTCCCCTGGGCATGACGACAATCTCGTCGACTTTGCCCGCTTGAGTGACGGCCAGAAGTCGATGCTCTATCTGTCATTGGTTCTGTCATCCCAGGCTATTGGCCGGGCAGTCTTGTCTGGAGAAAATACGTCTTTCGACCCTGACAGGCTGCGGCCACCTGTTTTTACCCTCATCGCGGTTGAGGAACCAGAGAATAGTCTTTCCCCCCATTACTTGGGCCGTATCGTCAACGCATTGAACTCGATGGTGAAACATCCCGATGCTCAGGCTTTGATAGCAACACATGCGCCCTCCATGCTGCGCAGAGTGGAGCCGGAACATATCCGCTACCTCCGTCTAACGGATGCTCGGCAAACGCGAGTCACATGTATCAAGCTTCCTGAAAAGACCGACGATGCTCACAAGTATGTGCGTGAAGCCGTTCAAGCATTTCCGGAAGTCTATTTTTCCCGGTTGGTTGTCTTGGGTGAAGGAGATAGTGAGGAGATCGTTTTACCCCGGCTGCTACGCGCCAAAGGCACACCAGTGGATGAATCAGCGATCACGATTGCGCCATTGGGTGGCAGGCATGTGAATCACTTCTGGCGCCTGCTGTCAGAGCTGCAAATCCCGTACGTGACTCTCTTGGATCTGGATGTTGCTCGATATGCGGCGGGATGGGGGCGGATAAAATATGTGAACGACCAATTCGCTAAATTCGAGCCCACTAAAATGCTTTCCAATCTAGTGACAATTCCGAAGTGGGACGATGACGTCACGCCTTTGCGCACTCACCATTATTTTGGTGAGGACAACAAGGACTTCTTCGCCGCACTACAAGAGCGTGGTGTTTTCTTCTCCTTCCCAATGGACCTGGATTTTGCATTGCTTCTTGCGTACCCAGATGCCTACCAAGTGGTTAAAGAAGATCCAGATGCCCAGACCATCAAGGCAGTCCTGGGTAAGAGCCATCACAATTCAGCTCAATACACCCCTGAGGAGCTGAAGTTATTTGGTACGTATCATCAAAGCTTCAAGCTAGGTAGCAAGCCCGCAGCACACCTTGAGGCACTGGCCAAGCTAACCGATGATCAGTTGCTCATAGGAATGCCTAAGTCACTCAATGATTTGGCCGATGCAGTCATCGCTATGCTTGAGGAGATTCCTGAGTGA
- a CDS encoding UvrD-helicase domain-containing protein, whose translation MISIDAWQPADGLTLEPNASLAAREQERCLALTAGPGAGKTEMLAQRADFLLRTGTCRYPKRILAISFKVDASKNLKERVQRRCGNDLSSRFDSHTFHAFAKRIIDRFRPVLTGNDSLDPGYKIGDRKIGSKQIEFGDLVPLAIQILEKSAIARNAIRQTYSDVFLDEFQDCTDQQYRLIKTAFIGTSIRLTAVGDTKQKIMGWAGALDGIFKTFAEDFNAIPLNMYRNFRSKPRLLRMQNEIIRVLDPASVMTDDQLEGDEGEVFAYRYENSEIEAESLADLISEWVRKESVPISQIAILVSKLLDQYALQLMSALEARGIPYRNEQQMQDITVEPAARLVVDYLLCIYGQREPKAWMRLMDQLIPYADEELQASVRQDLGRFIKAQRKNVAIADLIGESFEGWWETAKALLQHIGLDTLTALSPDYESQDRLGEVLRDTRTRIEDLLKLEPELPKALLRFSDDQAVRILTIHKSKGLEFDSVIIMAVDNEIFFGDQDANRCAFFVGVSRAKRRLVITHAAVRERPEGYTKKWSVHRTEQVEFFSYSTPFVSTTVTN comes from the coding sequence GTGATCTCCATTGATGCGTGGCAACCAGCAGACGGACTGACGCTCGAACCCAATGCATCCCTCGCTGCAAGGGAACAAGAGCGCTGCCTGGCTCTTACCGCTGGCCCTGGGGCGGGCAAGACAGAAATGCTCGCTCAGCGCGCAGACTTCCTCTTAAGAACCGGCACCTGCCGGTATCCAAAGCGGATTTTGGCAATCTCATTCAAGGTAGATGCGAGTAAAAACCTCAAGGAGCGTGTTCAGCGGCGTTGCGGGAACGACCTTTCATCACGCTTCGATAGCCACACGTTCCACGCCTTCGCAAAACGGATCATCGATAGATTTCGGCCAGTTCTAACAGGTAACGACAGTCTCGATCCAGGCTACAAAATCGGCGATAGAAAAATTGGCAGTAAACAGATTGAATTCGGTGACCTTGTTCCTCTGGCTATTCAGATACTCGAGAAATCGGCCATCGCTCGAAATGCGATTCGGCAAACTTACAGCGATGTTTTTCTGGATGAATTCCAAGACTGCACTGATCAGCAGTATCGGCTGATTAAAACTGCATTCATTGGCACGTCCATTCGACTGACAGCAGTTGGGGATACCAAGCAGAAAATTATGGGTTGGGCAGGCGCACTTGACGGAATTTTTAAGACGTTTGCCGAGGACTTCAATGCAATCCCACTCAATATGTATCGCAATTTTCGCTCCAAACCCCGTTTACTGCGAATGCAGAATGAGATTATCCGAGTGCTTGACCCAGCCTCGGTCATGACTGACGACCAGCTTGAGGGAGACGAAGGCGAGGTGTTCGCCTATAGGTATGAAAATAGCGAGATTGAAGCTGAGAGCCTGGCGGATCTGATTTCTGAATGGGTCCGCAAAGAGTCAGTACCTATTTCTCAAATCGCCATTTTGGTGTCCAAACTCCTTGACCAATACGCCCTTCAACTGATGAGCGCTTTGGAGGCGCGGGGCATCCCTTACCGAAATGAACAGCAAATGCAGGACATCACCGTTGAGCCTGCTGCGCGCCTAGTTGTGGACTACCTATTGTGCATTTATGGCCAGCGCGAGCCCAAGGCGTGGATGAGACTGATGGACCAGTTGATTCCATACGCAGATGAAGAATTACAGGCCAGTGTGCGGCAGGATCTAGGCCGGTTCATCAAAGCACAGCGTAAGAACGTCGCGATAGCGGACTTAATCGGTGAGTCATTCGAGGGGTGGTGGGAAACAGCGAAAGCTCTTCTCCAGCATATTGGTTTAGATACGCTGACTGCGCTCTCTCCAGACTACGAATCACAGGATCGGTTAGGGGAAGTATTGCGCGACACAAGAACTCGCATTGAAGATTTGCTTAAGCTTGAGCCTGAGCTTCCCAAGGCACTGCTGCGCTTCTCGGACGATCAAGCAGTCAGAATCTTAACCATCCATAAAAGCAAAGGATTGGAATTCGATTCCGTCATCATCATGGCCGTCGATAACGAAATTTTCTTCGGTGATCAAGATGCGAATCGCTGTGCATTTTTTGTAGGAGTTTCTCGTGCCAAGAGGCGGTTGGTAATCACGCATGCTGCAGTACGAGAAAGACCAGAGGGTTATACAAAAAAGTGGAGTGTCCATCGGACTGAGCAGGTGGAGTTTTTCTCCTACAGCACGCCTTTCGTATCCACCACAGTAACGAATTGA
- a CDS encoding anti-phage dCTP deaminase, translating into MAAPDFRLIASANSEKSGHFDDIGAIGKTITPEIVIALCGPMGTPLHDVAQTFQELLLGHDYSYEKVNIIRLSDEIRKQKTLASEKSIRNLIEAGNELRAEYGNEILARFAIRRITLEREEAQQESEKSHEPDLFETPASAVVPKVTVRYCHIIDSIKHIDELKLLRSVYGDMLHVVGVYSPIEMRITRLERTKGPGDHIHDLIDRDSGEEIDHGQRVEDTFPQADFFLRVEKTTDTHRKGRVKRFLDLMLGTVIATPTLNERAMYAAFSAARNSACLSRQVGASITSADGEILATGWNDVPKAFGGLYQTETYGSSPDEDRRCWNLNGGFCSNDQEKRVMSNAIVDLLASEGLIEEDKREQVYQVIRKKSQLKSLIEFSRAVHAEMHALLSAGGTDGGKIRGGKLFVTTYPCHSCARHIVAAGVREVYFLEPYRKSLATKLHEDAITENENEIDKVRVMPFDGVAPSRFLRFFSAHPQGRKNAEGNMHSREAHPVAFVTIEAIPTLESLIVQGLSSRGI; encoded by the coding sequence ATGGCAGCACCAGACTTTCGGCTCATAGCTTCAGCGAATAGCGAAAAAAGCGGACATTTCGACGACATCGGTGCAATTGGGAAGACCATCACACCTGAAATCGTCATTGCTCTTTGCGGTCCGATGGGTACCCCCCTGCACGACGTGGCGCAGACTTTTCAAGAACTTCTGCTTGGCCATGACTATAGCTACGAAAAAGTAAACATCATCAGGCTGAGTGATGAAATTCGTAAGCAAAAAACCTTGGCCTCTGAAAAATCGATACGCAATCTAATCGAAGCGGGAAATGAGCTGCGCGCGGAGTATGGCAACGAAATCCTGGCTCGATTCGCTATAAGGCGAATCACTTTGGAACGCGAAGAGGCTCAGCAAGAATCAGAAAAAAGTCATGAACCTGACCTTTTCGAAACTCCAGCATCAGCTGTCGTGCCTAAGGTCACTGTTCGATACTGCCATATAATCGATTCGATCAAACATATCGACGAGCTGAAGCTCCTGCGCTCCGTATACGGAGATATGCTCCATGTTGTAGGCGTGTATTCACCCATTGAGATGCGGATCACCAGGCTCGAACGCACTAAAGGGCCAGGCGATCACATCCATGATCTAATCGATAGAGATTCTGGTGAAGAGATCGACCACGGTCAGCGGGTCGAAGACACATTCCCTCAAGCTGACTTCTTCCTGCGTGTTGAAAAAACTACCGATACACATCGTAAAGGTCGAGTAAAACGCTTTCTTGACCTCATGCTGGGAACGGTGATTGCGACTCCAACATTGAATGAGCGGGCGATGTATGCAGCATTCTCAGCAGCAAGAAACTCGGCTTGTCTTTCCCGGCAGGTAGGAGCCTCAATCACAAGTGCTGATGGGGAGATTCTCGCCACCGGCTGGAACGATGTACCAAAAGCATTCGGTGGGCTTTATCAAACTGAGACATATGGCAGCTCACCCGATGAAGATCGGCGCTGCTGGAACCTAAATGGTGGCTTTTGCTCCAATGACCAAGAAAAAAGGGTCATGTCCAACGCAATTGTCGATCTCCTGGCCAGCGAAGGCCTTATCGAGGAAGATAAACGCGAGCAGGTCTATCAGGTAATCCGAAAAAAATCACAGCTCAAGAGCCTTATTGAGTTTTCGAGAGCTGTGCATGCCGAAATGCACGCGTTGCTGAGTGCTGGCGGTACCGATGGGGGAAAAATTCGGGGTGGAAAGTTGTTTGTCACCACCTATCCTTGTCACTCATGTGCTCGGCACATCGTGGCAGCTGGCGTCCGAGAGGTTTATTTCCTGGAACCCTACAGAAAGAGCCTCGCAACCAAGCTACACGAGGATGCTATAACTGAAAATGAAAACGAGATAGATAAGGTCAGAGTGATGCCGTTCGACGGTGTAGCCCCCTCTCGATTCCTTCGTTTTTTCTCTGCTCACCCGCAGGGGCGAAAAAATGCCGAAGGAAATATGCACTCCAGGGAAGCGCATCCCGTCGCTTTCGTCACAATAGAAGCTATTCCGACCCTTGAATCTCTCATCGTACAGGGACTATCCTCCCGCGGCATTTAG
- a CDS encoding ABC transporter six-transmembrane domain-containing protein gives MTSVTPQVLIEESKKIGQQSAGQTLKAIAKAYPGKLCGTLSLVALENALLLAYPLFAGFAVDAIIRGDASNALFYAAVVLAFWVVGAARRALDTRTFTRIYADLAVPVILNQRLQHHSTSKSAARVVLAREFVDFFEKHVPIIATALVSIIGAAVMLIVIEPWVGLACLGALGLCITLLPRFAQRNQELHERLNNRLEKEIGLVEKVGAPTLRRHYQVLSRLRIWLSDREAAAYLFLGTLAALLFVVAISQLALSPAVKAGHVYAVMTYLWTFVTSMDEAPGMVDQLARLKDIGKRVDPGLADR, from the coding sequence ATGACATCCGTCACCCCTCAAGTCCTGATCGAAGAAAGCAAGAAAATCGGCCAGCAATCCGCCGGCCAGACCCTCAAGGCCATCGCCAAAGCCTATCCCGGCAAGCTGTGCGGTACGCTGTCACTGGTCGCCCTGGAGAATGCCCTGCTGCTGGCGTACCCGTTGTTTGCCGGATTTGCGGTGGATGCGATCATCCGTGGCGATGCCAGCAACGCTCTGTTCTATGCCGCCGTGGTCCTGGCGTTCTGGGTCGTCGGCGCAGCACGCCGTGCGCTGGACACTCGCACCTTCACCCGAATCTACGCCGACCTGGCGGTGCCGGTGATTCTGAACCAGCGCCTGCAGCATCACAGCACCTCGAAATCGGCAGCACGGGTAGTGCTCGCACGGGAGTTCGTCGACTTCTTTGAGAAGCACGTGCCGATCATAGCCACGGCACTGGTGTCGATTATTGGCGCGGCGGTGATGCTGATCGTGATCGAGCCCTGGGTCGGCCTCGCGTGCCTGGGCGCACTGGGGCTGTGTATCACGCTGTTGCCGCGCTTTGCCCAACGTAACCAAGAGCTGCATGAGCGCCTGAACAACCGTTTGGAAAAGGAAATCGGCCTGGTGGAAAAAGTCGGCGCACCGACCTTGCGACGTCACTACCAGGTGCTGTCGCGCCTGCGGATCTGGCTGTCAGACCGCGAGGCCGCTGCGTACCTGTTTCTCGGCACGCTGGCCGCCTTGCTCTTTGTGGTCGCCATCAGCCAGTTGGCCTTGTCCCCCGCGGTCAAGGCCGGCCACGTGTACGCGGTCATGACCTACCTGTGGACCTTCGTCACCAGCATGGACGAAGCACCCGGCATGGTCGACCAGTTGGCGCGCCTCAAGGACATCGGCAAGCGCGTGGACCCAGGGCTGGCCGACCGCTAG
- a CDS encoding ATP-binding protein, whose product MHAICPPASGWSPASSGCRNGSKSPLRIVAPNGSVFRRSRIYFQKRSHFISLGKPRKSGFQSTSVALIDKTYSGSKPQPGEITLAHHGVLFLDELPEFDRKVLEVLREPLESGHIVISRARDRVSFPARFQLVAAMNPCPCGYMGEPSGRCRCTPEQIQRYRNKLSGPLLDRIDLHLTVAREATALNPTQQAGDNTADASARVAHARDRQQQRQGCANAFLDLPGLRKHCKLAKMDESWLENACERLTLSLRAAHRLLKVARTLADLEHADNITRPHLAEALQYRPAAVG is encoded by the coding sequence GTGCATGCCATTTGTCCACCAGCATCTGGCTGGTCACCAGCGTCGAGCGGTTGCCGTAACGGCTCCAAATCTCCTCTTAGGATAGTCGCACCTAATGGCAGCGTTTTTAGACGTAGTCGCATCTATTTCCAAAAGCGGTCGCACTTTATTTCTTTAGGCAAGCCCAGAAAAAGCGGCTTCCAGAGCACTTCAGTCGCATTAATTGATAAAACCTACAGTGGATCAAAACCGCAGCCAGGAGAAATCACCCTTGCCCACCACGGAGTGCTGTTTCTGGATGAACTGCCGGAGTTCGACCGCAAAGTATTGGAGGTGCTGCGCGAGCCACTGGAATCAGGGCACATCGTGATTTCCCGTGCCCGCGACCGCGTGAGCTTCCCGGCCCGCTTCCAACTGGTCGCCGCCATGAACCCCTGCCCTTGCGGGTACATGGGCGAACCCAGCGGACGTTGTCGCTGTACGCCGGAGCAGATCCAGCGCTATCGCAACAAGCTCTCCGGACCACTGCTGGATCGCATCGACTTGCACCTTACTGTAGCGCGAGAAGCCACCGCGTTGAATCCTACCCAGCAGGCGGGCGATAACACGGCCGATGCGTCGGCACGGGTTGCCCATGCCCGCGATCGCCAACAGCAACGCCAGGGCTGTGCGAATGCTTTCCTTGATCTGCCGGGGCTACGCAAGCACTGCAAGCTGGCGAAGATGGACGAAAGCTGGCTGGAAAACGCCTGTGAACGGCTGACGCTTTCCCTGCGCGCAGCCCATCGGCTGCTCAAAGTGGCACGTACCCTAGCCGACCTTGAGCACGCCGATAACATCACACGGCCGCATCTGGCGGAGGCGTTGCAGTATCGGCCCGCGGCTGTAGGCTAG
- a CDS encoding TetR/AcrR family transcriptional regulator, producing MSRIDRKDQIIAAALELFRSKGFADVSTRDLAEHAGLSRSHVYHYFSDWKELRREAFVRFANEQLDEVRAPLAEAPPLEAFMGFLRDCLPSTADAGWALWLDAWDEAMQDPQMAQAYLVINAQWQGMLAEVIERGVAANVLRCDSPQRAARQIFAVAMGYADDLMLKPSKESAEAALDEVMEVARLLLHFPESL from the coding sequence ATGTCGCGTATCGACCGTAAAGACCAGATCATCGCCGCCGCGCTGGAGCTGTTCCGCAGCAAGGGGTTTGCCGATGTGTCCACCCGCGACCTGGCCGAACATGCCGGGCTGTCCCGTAGCCACGTCTATCACTACTTCAGTGATTGGAAGGAGCTGCGCCGCGAAGCTTTTGTGCGGTTTGCCAACGAACAGTTGGACGAAGTGCGTGCGCCCCTTGCAGAAGCCCCCCCCCTGGAAGCCTTCATGGGTTTTTTGCGTGACTGCCTTCCGAGTACCGCCGATGCAGGCTGGGCACTGTGGCTGGATGCATGGGACGAAGCGATGCAAGACCCGCAAATGGCCCAGGCTTACCTGGTGATCAATGCTCAATGGCAAGGCATGCTCGCCGAGGTGATCGAGCGAGGTGTCGCTGCCAATGTCCTGCGTTGTGACTCGCCACAACGCGCTGCCCGCCAGATCTTTGCCGTGGCGATGGGCTACGCCGACGACCTGATGCTCAAACCCTCCAAGGAGTCGGCCGAAGCGGCCTTGGATGAAGTGATGGAAGTGGCGCGGTTGCTGCTGCACTTTCCAGAGTCACTCTAG